From a region of the Thiomicrorhabdus sp. genome:
- a CDS encoding efflux RND transporter periplasmic adaptor subunit, protein MQTSFLWLTPLVLLFSQLSYANGKPPIQIIAYQANMESEPQQIKALGNLQANQSINIASNVTDTIEKILFKAGDLVTKGQLLVELNNKQELARLQEIKVLEQETYAQYQRVKKALKSNTVTKSVVDEKYRDWQTAIAQRQEQEAILANYQIKAPFSGQLGFTPYSVGAILPAQTKIVSLDDTSQMRLDLFVPIKYLEFLSPGLEVSIQSDAFPNRTFSGKISAISPRLESSVRLIQVQAQIPNKNGLLRSNMVVNANIDLPNKTHLMVPNTAILMLGDYEFVYRLKPSKDGLYSAEKLEVQTGEVGADKTEILSGLNAGDIVVSQGVMRVNSKSPIKIKAMQNNKNQAELLAPTRPGKTDLKKAQGQ, encoded by the coding sequence ATGCAAACATCTTTTTTATGGTTAACTCCGCTTGTTTTATTGTTTAGCCAATTAAGCTACGCCAATGGCAAACCACCTATTCAAATCATTGCTTATCAGGCCAATATGGAGTCTGAACCACAGCAAATTAAGGCACTGGGTAATTTGCAGGCTAATCAGTCAATTAATATTGCTTCAAATGTGACTGACACCATTGAGAAGATCCTCTTTAAAGCGGGCGATCTTGTAACGAAAGGCCAGCTTTTAGTTGAGCTTAATAACAAACAAGAGCTTGCTAGACTTCAAGAAATCAAAGTACTAGAACAAGAGACTTATGCCCAGTACCAGCGTGTTAAAAAGGCTTTAAAAAGTAACACCGTGACTAAGTCAGTGGTGGATGAAAAATATCGTGATTGGCAAACTGCCATTGCACAACGTCAAGAACAAGAAGCCATACTTGCCAACTATCAAATCAAAGCTCCTTTTAGTGGTCAGTTAGGCTTTACGCCTTATTCGGTGGGAGCCATATTGCCTGCACAAACCAAGATTGTGAGTTTAGACGATACCAGTCAAATGCGGCTCGACTTGTTTGTGCCTATCAAATATTTAGAATTTTTATCACCTGGCCTGGAAGTCTCTATCCAATCAGATGCGTTTCCAAACAGAACTTTTAGCGGCAAAATTTCAGCCATTTCGCCAAGGCTAGAGAGCTCAGTCCGCCTGATACAGGTACAAGCCCAAATTCCCAATAAGAACGGTTTATTACGAAGCAATATGGTGGTAAACGCCAATATTGATTTACCTAATAAAACTCACTTAATGGTGCCAAACACCGCCATTTTAATGTTAGGTGATTATGAATTTGTTTACCGACTAAAACCGAGCAAAGATGGCCTATATTCTGCAGAAAAACTAGAAGTTCAAACAGGTGAAGTGGGAGCAGATAAAACCGAAATTCTTTCAGGCTTAAATGCAGGAGATATTGTGGTTAGCCAAGGCGTTATGCGGGTAAATAGCAAATCTCCTATTAAAATTAAAGCCATGCAAAACAACAAAAATCAAGCGGAACTACTAGCACCTACCAGGCCTGGTAAAACCGATTTGAAAAAAGCACAAGGTCAATAA
- a CDS encoding efflux RND transporter permease subunit, with amino-acid sequence MWLSDTSVKRPILATVASLLLLAFGLMAFDRMSLREYPNVDAPIVTIDTTYLGASAKVVENRITKLIENRISGVSGIRYIESTSSDGRSRIKVEFSIDRNIDDAANDIRDRVARIADNLPEQATAPEVEKVDGDENVILWFNLSSDQMTVPQLTDYAERYLVDRFSVLDGVARVRVGGGQSYALRIWLNPKKMAMYGVTTSDIENRLKASNIELPIGSLQGDQVLFTLQADKPLSTINDLKNLIIKQNQQIGQLTLEDVAEVKLGAIERRRLFRGNGVPMVGIGIIKQSNANTLTVAKLARERKDMVNQSLPDGLKLNNSYDSSVFVQQAVNEVYKTLFIALALVALVMLAFLKSWRLALVPMVTLPVSLIATFGVLWALGFSVNLLTLLALVLAIGLVVDDAIVVLENTQRHIDKGHKPIAAAYLGTRQVGFAVVATTLTLVAVFLPIAFMEGQVGRLFSEFAVTLAVAVLFSSWVALTLSPALASNLLKPRKTKVSLDTDGQESSRRRAPSHFFKKLLIKNLRHAWISLLLFIGLIAAGVYYSADVPKEYVPKEDRGAFFVMVKGPEGASYEYMQSYMNEIEERLMPLVDNGEAKRLLIRAPRSFSSTEIFNTGFVIVVLEDWSKRRSAYAIMKEVKKKLSDLTGVKAIPVMRSPIGGRIQKPVQFVIGGSSYDELQKWQGMMNQALQKNNPGLVGLDWDYEPNKPEIRLHIDYAHAAALGISQQDITETLQVLLGSKKVTTYQHQGEEIDIYLKADHKWFTSPKDLESIYLRSATTDQMIPLSSVVSYTTSGVASTLNRYNRVRSMTLSANLQDGLSLDQALTYLNKLTRATLPPEAIIDYKGQSRDFQNSSNAFYMVFILGILVIFLVLAAQFESFIHPMVILLTVPLALVGGLFALLAFNMSLNIYSQIALVLLLGLATKNGILIVEFTNQLRDQGYASYHALVSATQLRLRPILMTAITTIAGTIPLIFSSGAGAETRYILGIVLFFGVAFSTLLSLFIIPSAYALIAKNSGSPLASTHKLEKALEEKIN; translated from the coding sequence ATGTGGCTATCTGATACCTCTGTAAAACGCCCTATTTTAGCCACCGTTGCATCACTATTATTATTAGCATTTGGTCTTATGGCCTTTGATCGCATGAGCTTACGCGAATACCCCAATGTTGATGCTCCCATTGTCACTATCGATACCACCTATTTAGGTGCCTCTGCCAAGGTAGTAGAAAACCGCATTACCAAATTAATTGAAAACCGTATCTCGGGTGTTTCTGGGATTCGTTACATTGAATCAACCAGCAGTGATGGCCGCTCAAGGATTAAAGTCGAATTTTCTATTGATCGCAATATTGACGATGCCGCCAATGATATACGTGACCGTGTAGCCCGCATAGCCGATAACCTACCAGAACAAGCGACCGCACCAGAAGTAGAAAAAGTAGATGGTGATGAAAACGTCATCTTATGGTTTAACCTATCCAGTGACCAAATGACGGTGCCGCAACTCACCGATTATGCCGAACGTTACCTGGTTGACCGTTTCTCTGTTTTAGATGGCGTAGCACGTGTACGAGTAGGCGGTGGCCAATCTTACGCCTTACGTATTTGGCTTAACCCTAAAAAAATGGCTATGTATGGCGTTACCACAAGTGATATAGAAAATCGCTTAAAAGCCTCAAACATTGAATTACCTATTGGTTCATTACAAGGCGATCAAGTCCTCTTTACCCTTCAGGCCGATAAACCACTTAGCACCATTAATGACCTAAAAAACCTCATTATCAAACAAAACCAACAGATCGGTCAGCTCACTTTAGAAGATGTGGCCGAGGTCAAACTCGGAGCCATAGAACGTCGCCGCCTGTTTAGAGGAAATGGCGTACCAATGGTAGGGATTGGAATTATTAAACAATCCAATGCAAATACTTTAACGGTTGCCAAATTAGCCCGCGAACGTAAAGATATGGTTAATCAATCTTTGCCCGACGGCCTCAAACTCAACAACAGTTATGATTCATCGGTCTTTGTGCAACAAGCGGTAAATGAAGTCTATAAAACTCTTTTTATTGCTTTAGCCTTAGTCGCTTTAGTGATGCTGGCGTTTTTAAAAAGCTGGCGATTAGCCTTAGTACCCATGGTCACTTTGCCAGTATCGCTCATTGCCACCTTTGGTGTGTTATGGGCTCTGGGCTTTTCGGTTAACCTACTCACTTTGCTGGCCTTAGTATTAGCCATTGGTTTGGTGGTTGATGATGCCATTGTGGTTTTAGAAAACACCCAACGCCATATAGATAAAGGCCATAAACCGATTGCCGCAGCCTATTTAGGTACTCGCCAAGTTGGCTTTGCAGTCGTAGCTACCACCCTAACTTTGGTGGCGGTGTTTTTACCTATTGCCTTTATGGAGGGTCAAGTAGGCCGACTGTTCTCAGAATTTGCCGTTACCCTTGCAGTAGCGGTGTTATTCTCTAGTTGGGTTGCCCTTACCCTTTCACCAGCTTTAGCCTCTAACCTCTTAAAACCTAGAAAAACCAAAGTCTCTTTAGACACAGATGGTCAAGAATCTAGCCGTAGGCGAGCTCCATCACACTTTTTTAAAAAGCTATTAATTAAAAATTTACGCCACGCCTGGATTAGTCTATTACTGTTTATTGGTCTCATTGCCGCAGGCGTATATTACTCAGCAGATGTGCCTAAAGAATATGTGCCTAAAGAAGACAGAGGGGCTTTCTTTGTGATGGTAAAAGGTCCTGAAGGAGCGAGTTATGAGTATATGCAAAGTTATATGAATGAGATTGAAGAACGTCTCATGCCGTTAGTAGATAACGGTGAAGCCAAACGTTTATTGATTCGTGCTCCAAGGTCATTTAGCAGTACTGAAATCTTTAATACCGGTTTTGTTATTGTGGTGTTAGAAGACTGGTCAAAACGCCGTTCTGCTTACGCCATTATGAAAGAGGTTAAGAAAAAACTCTCTGATTTAACTGGTGTAAAAGCCATACCCGTTATGCGTTCACCGATTGGTGGCAGAATACAAAAACCCGTGCAATTTGTGATTGGTGGCTCAAGTTATGATGAGCTGCAAAAATGGCAAGGTATGATGAACCAGGCCCTCCAAAAAAATAACCCAGGCCTGGTAGGTTTAGATTGGGACTATGAACCCAATAAACCTGAGATTAGATTACACATTGATTATGCTCATGCGGCTGCTCTAGGTATCTCTCAGCAAGATATTACCGAAACCCTGCAGGTACTTTTGGGAAGTAAAAAAGTCACCACCTACCAACATCAAGGTGAAGAGATTGATATCTACCTCAAGGCTGACCACAAATGGTTTACCTCACCAAAAGACCTAGAAAGTATTTATTTACGATCAGCAACAACCGATCAAATGATACCGCTATCCTCAGTAGTGAGCTATACCACGTCGGGCGTTGCATCCACTTTAAACCGTTACAACCGTGTTCGTTCAATGACACTGTCTGCTAACCTTCAAGATGGATTATCGCTTGACCAGGCACTGACTTATCTCAATAAACTCACCCGTGCCACCTTACCGCCTGAAGCCATTATTGACTATAAAGGCCAATCTCGTGATTTTCAAAATAGCTCAAACGCATTTTATATGGTATTTATTTTGGGAATTTTGGTTATCTTCTTAGTATTAGCCGCACAGTTTGAGAGTTTTATTCACCCAATGGTGATATTACTCACCGTGCCGCTGGCTTTAGTCGGAGGGTTATTTGCCTTACTCGCATTTAATATGAGTTTAAATATTTACAGTCAAATCGCACTGGTATTACTGCTTGGTTTAGCCACTAAAAACGGGATTTTAATTGTAGAGTTCACTAACCAATTACGAGATCAAGGTTACGCCTCTTATCACGCCCTAGTGTCTGCCACTCAACTACGATTAAGACCCATTTTAATGACCGCAATCACCACCATTGCAGGTACCATTCCGCTTATCTTCTCAAGCGGTGCTGGGGCAGAAACCCGTTATATTCTTGGAATTGTACTGTTCTTTGGCGTGGCATTCTCAACCTTGTTGAGCCTATTTATTATTCCAAGTGCCTATGCACTCATTGCCAAAAACAGCGGCTCACCACTCGCCTCTACCCATAAATTAGAGAAAGCCTTAGAAGAGAAAATAAATTAG
- a CDS encoding plasma-membrane proton-efflux P-type ATPase, translating into MNSTEMKSTDYYLTQSIEDSLSDFQVNSKMGLSSEEAQKRLEQFGANQITEKEEPLWHRFFKRFWGPIPWMIETAALLSAFLQKWEDFVVIVIMLLINVLLDFFQEHRALNALKVLKQQITQKVRVLRDGEYQLTPAKFLVPGDIIRLRIGDVIPADVQLLSGDFLSIDESSLTGESLPVTKRESELGYSNTVIKQGEMLALVVNTGGNTRFNSVVALVAKASLKERSHFQKMVIKIGNFLIFITLILVVMILIMGLFRGEDLFEIARFSLVLTVAAIPVALPAVLSVTMAVGALTLARKKAIVSRLTAIEELAGVDVFCSDKTGTLTKNEMQVAEPIVFEGHTEEELFIYAVMASKHENQDPIEIPLFHYLDEKYPNSNWTQWQQNRFTPFNPVSKQTSAKISFQGKELEVYKGAAQVLLDLANLSENALIAINQSVKMFADKGYRTLAVGVQELGGSIKLVGLIPLIDPERADSAQVIQNMRDNGVQVKMITGDNVAIAEEIGRRLGLSKRSLRANELTGKASHEFFGFAQALSRAIYQKLYPEVTQDKARDFADDVMVALEKSFDMQSLEKEFVHTHESVLIDTLEAVDIFAEVRPEDKYTIIETLQKASHIVGMTGDGVNDAPALKKADCGFAVSNATDAARAAADIVLTSPGLSVINNAIDQARITFERMKSYATFRVAESIRIILFMALSILLFNFYPITTLMIILLALLNDIPILAIAYDNTKISKRPVKWNLSSLLTVSSVLGVAGVISSFMLYFFLREQGLSEELIQSLLFLKLIIAGHSTIYVTRTEDWFWKSPWPSPLLLIATFGTEIIATLMTVYGILVTPIGWENALYIWLYALAWFLVNDFIKVSVHKMLNSNHASV; encoded by the coding sequence ATGAATAGCACAGAGATGAAAAGCACAGATTACTATCTAACCCAAAGTATTGAAGATTCCCTTTCAGATTTTCAAGTTAACTCCAAAATGGGGTTATCTTCAGAAGAAGCCCAAAAACGATTGGAGCAGTTTGGTGCAAACCAAATTACCGAAAAAGAAGAGCCTCTTTGGCATCGATTTTTTAAACGCTTTTGGGGGCCTATCCCTTGGATGATTGAAACCGCCGCTTTGCTTTCTGCTTTTTTGCAGAAGTGGGAAGATTTTGTGGTTATCGTCATTATGTTGCTTATCAATGTGTTACTCGATTTTTTTCAAGAGCACCGAGCTCTAAATGCCCTAAAGGTTTTAAAACAACAAATTACCCAAAAAGTACGAGTGTTGCGTGATGGTGAGTATCAGCTAACGCCTGCAAAATTTTTAGTGCCAGGCGATATTATCCGTTTGCGTATTGGAGATGTGATTCCGGCTGATGTACAGCTGTTGAGTGGTGATTTTTTATCCATAGATGAATCCTCGTTAACGGGTGAGTCTTTGCCCGTTACTAAGCGAGAAAGTGAACTAGGCTACAGCAATACCGTGATTAAACAGGGTGAGATGCTAGCCTTAGTGGTAAATACGGGCGGAAATACGCGTTTCAATTCCGTAGTGGCCTTGGTGGCCAAGGCCTCGCTAAAAGAACGTAGTCACTTTCAAAAAATGGTAATCAAAATAGGTAATTTTCTGATTTTTATTACCTTGATTTTGGTTGTAATGATTTTGATTATGGGGTTATTCCGTGGCGAAGATTTGTTTGAAATCGCCCGTTTTTCATTAGTGCTTACGGTCGCAGCCATTCCAGTCGCATTGCCAGCGGTTCTTTCTGTAACCATGGCGGTTGGAGCCTTAACTTTAGCCAGAAAAAAAGCCATTGTATCTCGATTAACTGCCATTGAAGAGTTGGCAGGAGTGGATGTTTTTTGCTCAGATAAAACAGGTACCTTAACCAAAAACGAGATGCAGGTTGCCGAACCGATTGTATTTGAAGGCCATACCGAAGAAGAACTCTTTATCTATGCGGTAATGGCATCAAAACACGAAAATCAAGACCCGATTGAGATTCCGTTATTTCACTATTTAGATGAAAAATACCCAAATTCTAATTGGACACAATGGCAACAAAATAGATTTACACCTTTTAATCCAGTCAGCAAGCAAACCTCCGCAAAGATCTCTTTTCAAGGTAAAGAGTTAGAAGTGTATAAGGGTGCCGCTCAGGTACTTTTAGATTTAGCCAATCTGTCAGAAAATGCCTTAATCGCCATAAATCAAAGTGTCAAAATGTTTGCCGACAAAGGCTACAGAACCCTAGCCGTTGGTGTGCAAGAGCTAGGAGGCAGTATTAAATTGGTTGGCCTTATTCCATTGATTGATCCAGAAAGAGCTGATTCAGCCCAAGTGATTCAAAATATGCGAGATAACGGTGTTCAAGTAAAAATGATTACAGGCGACAATGTTGCGATTGCAGAAGAAATAGGCCGAAGACTTGGCCTAAGTAAACGCAGTTTACGAGCCAATGAATTAACCGGTAAAGCCAGTCATGAATTCTTTGGATTTGCTCAAGCATTGAGTCGTGCTATTTACCAAAAACTTTACCCAGAAGTCACTCAAGACAAAGCTAGAGATTTTGCCGATGATGTCATGGTCGCTCTAGAAAAAAGCTTTGATATGCAAAGCTTAGAAAAAGAGTTTGTTCATACCCATGAATCGGTTTTGATAGATACCCTAGAAGCCGTAGATATTTTTGCTGAAGTTCGTCCAGAAGACAAATACACCATTATTGAAACCTTACAAAAAGCGAGCCACATTGTAGGTATGACTGGCGACGGGGTAAATGATGCCCCAGCACTTAAAAAAGCCGACTGCGGTTTTGCCGTATCAAATGCCACCGATGCCGCTCGTGCTGCCGCTGATATTGTTTTAACATCACCAGGCCTGTCAGTGATTAATAATGCCATTGACCAAGCACGTATCACCTTTGAGAGAATGAAAAGCTACGCTACTTTTAGGGTTGCTGAGAGTATTCGTATTATTTTATTTATGGCATTGAGTATTTTGCTGTTTAATTTTTACCCAATTACCACCTTAATGATTATCTTATTGGCGTTGTTAAATGATATTCCTATTTTAGCCATTGCCTATGACAATACCAAAATCAGCAAAAGACCCGTTAAATGGAATTTAAGCTCTTTACTTACGGTCTCTTCAGTATTAGGTGTAGCTGGCGTAATTTCTTCTTTTATGCTGTATTTCTTTTTAAGAGAACAAGGATTAAGTGAAGAGTTAATTCAAAGTTTACTGTTTTTAAAACTGATTATTGCAGGCCATAGCACCATTTATGTTACTCGTACTGAAGACTGGTTTTGGAAAAGCCCTTGGCCATCGCCTTTGTTATTAATAGCAACCTTTGGTACTGAAATAATAGCCACTTTGATGACTGTGTATGGCATATTAGTCACCCCAATTGGCTGGGAAAACGCACTCTATATCTGGTTATACGCATTAGCGTGGTTTTTAGTAAATGACTTTATTAAAGTCTCTGTTCATAAAATGCTAAATAGTAATCATGCAAGTGTTTAA
- a CDS encoding putative quinol monooxygenase, translating to MSSKVYCLAQFQPKPGKEQELFTVLQSLEPNTLREDGCIQYRVTRHINSPFAEGNSFPIVFNEIWANMAAFEAHCQRQEIVEFFNTYCVAEDGLAADWNVCVYSDEPENYDAPKL from the coding sequence ATGTCATCTAAAGTTTATTGTTTAGCTCAATTTCAACCTAAACCCGGTAAAGAACAAGAACTGTTTACCGTTTTACAAAGTCTAGAGCCAAATACTTTAAGAGAAGATGGTTGTATTCAGTATCGCGTAACTCGTCACATTAACAGCCCATTTGCTGAGGGCAATAGCTTTCCCATTGTCTTTAATGAAATTTGGGCCAATATGGCCGCTTTTGAAGCTCATTGCCAACGCCAAGAAATTGTTGAATTTTTTAATACTTATTGTGTGGCAGAAGATGGTTTAGCGGCTGATTGGAATGTCTGTGTTTATAGTGATGAGCCAGAAAACTACGATGCTCCAAAACTTTAA
- a CDS encoding methyltransferase domain-containing protein, whose translation MNNHKPLQDRNFDKLVDKFEAKVYDTIKGEWRLKLLKEDLDSLRNQPPSTIWDAGCGFAQISQWFAEAGHDVILCDLSHQMLMRAKQNFAENHLNATFIEGPAQEVALTLPEFDLVLFHAVLEWLATPQQTLQIVANKVKPGGHLSLLFYNRNSVVIRNTLKGAWRLPGLLKDEYMGKGKKLTPPNPQIPEEVCQWLQDWGFEIQIHTGIRVFHDYMSPEALDQTNQEELLAMEYRYCREPTYRNMARYIHILAKKQG comes from the coding sequence ATGAATAATCACAAACCATTACAAGACCGTAACTTTGATAAGTTGGTCGATAAATTTGAAGCCAAAGTGTATGACACCATTAAAGGTGAGTGGCGTTTAAAATTGCTTAAAGAAGATTTGGATTCACTGCGTAATCAACCGCCATCAACTATTTGGGATGCAGGTTGTGGTTTTGCACAAATCAGTCAATGGTTTGCAGAAGCCGGTCATGATGTCATCTTGTGTGATTTATCGCACCAAATGTTAATGCGAGCCAAGCAGAATTTTGCCGAAAACCACCTTAATGCTACGTTTATTGAAGGCCCAGCACAAGAGGTCGCTCTAACTCTACCAGAATTTGATTTAGTGCTATTTCATGCCGTTTTAGAGTGGTTAGCCACTCCACAACAGACTTTACAAATCGTAGCCAATAAAGTGAAGCCAGGGGGACATCTCTCACTCTTATTCTATAACCGTAATTCGGTCGTCATTCGCAACACTTTAAAAGGTGCTTGGCGTTTACCAGGCCTGTTAAAAGATGAATATATGGGTAAAGGCAAGAAACTTACCCCGCCTAACCCACAAATTCCCGAAGAGGTTTGCCAATGGTTACAAGATTGGGGGTTTGAGATTCAAATACATACTGGGATTAGAGTGTTTCACGACTATATGTCACCTGAAGCTTTAGACCAAACCAATCAAGAAGAGCTATTGGCAATGGAGTACCGCTATTGCCGAGAACCTACTTACCGTAATATGGCTCGATATATTCATATATTGGCTAAAAAACAAGGTTAA
- a CDS encoding DNA/RNA non-specific endonuclease: MKQSALKQLVRPLIHLLIKRPKFLILIPLLGGLWYGYEVFVARPAMTYMGVPQVNATPPQTGIMTGFSHILRNQGYMLEYSESLENPLWVTYKVTKAKYKSGKRPSGFTSDWRSYQQVKHDDYTGSGYDRGHMAPNYVIASRYGSTAQKETFLMTNITPQRPKLNQKSWQRLEEVIANDLSEQNGDFWVTTGPIFDAQPKTLKNSSVKIPKAFYKILIKPSTPQTPAKALAFIFPQNAKSTASLMTFVTSIDEVERLTGIDFFADLEDDFEERLESSQTPEAWRLQEVANRPSRY; the protein is encoded by the coding sequence ATGAAACAATCCGCTTTAAAACAACTTGTAAGACCCTTAATTCATTTACTGATTAAACGCCCTAAATTCCTCATTCTTATTCCACTTTTAGGCGGGCTTTGGTATGGCTATGAGGTGTTTGTTGCCCGCCCGGCCATGACATATATGGGCGTACCGCAAGTGAACGCCACACCACCACAAACCGGGATTATGACAGGGTTTTCTCATATTTTAAGAAACCAAGGTTATATGCTTGAATACTCTGAAAGCTTAGAAAACCCACTGTGGGTAACCTATAAAGTAACTAAAGCTAAATACAAAAGTGGCAAACGCCCCTCTGGATTTACAAGTGATTGGCGTTCTTATCAACAGGTAAAGCATGATGATTACACTGGTTCTGGTTACGATCGTGGACACATGGCACCTAACTATGTGATTGCCAGTCGTTATGGTTCTACCGCTCAAAAAGAGACTTTTTTAATGACCAACATTACCCCGCAAAGACCAAAGCTAAACCAAAAGTCTTGGCAACGTTTAGAAGAGGTTATAGCGAATGATTTATCTGAACAAAATGGTGATTTTTGGGTCACAACAGGACCGATTTTTGATGCCCAACCAAAAACTTTAAAAAACTCGAGCGTGAAAATACCAAAAGCGTTTTATAAGATTTTGATTAAACCCTCAACGCCACAAACACCCGCTAAAGCACTGGCATTTATTTTTCCGCAAAATGCAAAATCTACCGCAAGTTTAATGACGTTTGTTACAAGCATCGATGAGGTAGAACGTTTAACCGGTATCGACTTTTTTGCAGACTTAGAAGATGATTTTGAAGAACGATTAGAATCTAGCCAAACACCCGAAGCCTGGCGTTTACAAGAAGTGGCTAATCGCCCGTCACGATACTAA
- a CDS encoding cation transporter: MACNCNIEVNDASQKKLLITLLTINALFFVLELGVGWYAESTGLIADSLDMLADAIVYAIAFYAIGRAVSIKANAALISGYFQLMLAFLVGFEVLRRTLFGSDPTSELMIAMGVAALIANSYCLKLIYKHRNGEVHMRASWIFSANDVLANIGVIISGILVFWLDSRWPDLIIGGGITLILLSGAFVIIRDAKSELQTINELPDFNQANNSLKDVNHSTNTTFNEK; the protein is encoded by the coding sequence ATGGCTTGTAATTGCAATATCGAAGTCAATGACGCTTCACAAAAAAAACTCCTGATAACCCTGCTTACCATTAACGCCCTGTTTTTTGTGTTAGAACTGGGAGTAGGTTGGTATGCAGAATCTACAGGGCTAATTGCCGACTCCTTGGATATGCTGGCAGATGCGATTGTTTATGCCATCGCTTTTTACGCGATTGGTCGTGCTGTTAGCATCAAAGCCAATGCCGCTTTAATCAGTGGTTATTTTCAATTAATGCTCGCCTTTCTTGTGGGGTTTGAGGTGCTACGACGCACACTATTTGGAAGTGATCCAACCTCAGAATTGATGATTGCAATGGGTGTTGCCGCCCTAATCGCCAATAGCTATTGCTTAAAACTAATATACAAACACCGCAATGGTGAAGTGCATATGCGTGCCAGTTGGATTTTTTCAGCCAATGACGTGTTGGCAAACATAGGGGTCATTATCAGTGGGATATTAGTGTTTTGGCTAGATTCCAGATGGCCAGATTTAATTATTGGTGGTGGTATTACCCTTATTTTACTAAGCGGAGCGTTTGTCATCATTCGTGATGCAAAATCTGAATTACAAACCATAAACGAGCTTCCCGATTTTAATCAAGCCAACAACTCTTTGAAAGACGTTAATCACTCTACCAATACAACATTCAATGAAAAATAA
- a CDS encoding murein transglycosylase domain-containing protein: protein MKNNQLNRRQFLGLLSLSGIGAVSLSGCTVSEIRRGITTSHQLYNGNVSQAISAQVPGVGIPEIDGVVRKQIALFIDEIAKNWSDKKTASPKAYVKYTDNYQSRAIIDFNSGQIQIETIVKNHPKTALKNAIVQTLLTPEDPTQVDLFSAKTPPQGSKPFLLELVRDQDKKPIRYAWRANRFADYLMKTHYKTFSDNGKIRHAVSFSMVNDYQNQQKRHYQFDVLKQCKRFNIEPALVYGIMETESRFNPYAVSSAPAYGLMQIVPSTAGRDAHRLLHNRDGIPSKTTLFTPARNIEYGTAYLSILFTRYLKGIRNKKSQEYCVIAAYNTGSGNVLEAFDSNRSRAVTKINRLSSSQVYAHLVKHLSSSEARNYVQKVTRNKRKYT, encoded by the coding sequence ATGAAAAATAATCAACTCAATAGACGACAATTTCTAGGCCTATTAAGCTTATCTGGCATTGGTGCAGTTTCATTGAGCGGTTGTACCGTTTCAGAGATTCGTCGTGGTATTACTACCAGTCACCAACTCTACAACGGCAATGTTTCGCAAGCCATTTCTGCCCAAGTACCTGGCGTAGGTATTCCTGAAATTGATGGCGTAGTTCGTAAACAAATCGCTCTTTTTATAGATGAAATCGCTAAAAATTGGAGCGATAAAAAAACAGCATCGCCCAAGGCCTATGTTAAATACACAGACAACTACCAAAGCCGAGCGATTATTGATTTTAACAGTGGGCAAATTCAAATTGAGACCATTGTAAAAAACCATCCAAAAACCGCACTAAAAAATGCCATTGTGCAAACGCTACTCACTCCAGAAGACCCAACTCAAGTAGATTTATTCAGTGCAAAAACGCCACCACAAGGTTCAAAACCGTTTTTATTAGAGTTAGTAAGAGATCAAGATAAAAAACCGATTCGCTATGCTTGGCGCGCTAATCGTTTTGCTGATTATTTAATGAAAACACATTACAAAACGTTTTCGGATAACGGCAAAATTCGTCATGCTGTCAGCTTTAGCATGGTCAACGACTATCAAAACCAACAAAAACGTCACTATCAGTTTGATGTGTTAAAACAGTGTAAACGCTTTAATATTGAGCCCGCTTTGGTTTATGGCATTATGGAAACCGAAAGCCGTTTTAACCCTTATGCGGTCAGTTCGGCTCCAGCCTATGGTTTAATGCAAATTGTGCCTTCAACCGCTGGACGAGATGCCCACAGATTACTACACAATCGTGATGGCATACCCTCAAAAACCACGTTATTCACCCCAGCTCGTAATATTGAATATGGCACAGCGTATTTATCTATTTTGTTTACACGTTACCTCAAAGGGATTCGCAATAAAAAATCGCAAGAATACTGTGTGATTGCGGCATACAATACCGGCAGTGGCAATGTATTAGAAGCCTTTGATAGCAATAGAAGCCGAGCGGTAACAAAAATAAACCGACTTTCTAGTAGCCAAGTTTATGCCCATTTGGTCAAACATTTATCAAGTTCTGAGGCCAGAAATTATGTGCAGAAAGTGACTCGAAACAAACGCAAGTACACCTAA